Proteins from a genomic interval of Corynebacterium deserti GIMN1.010:
- a CDS encoding glycosyltransferase family 87 protein has translation MSTPQTQPKQETPRTLGTSPRDILVFLSVLGIAAGLLANKFLTERFDWRIDAAVYRQGAIAFVNGDSLYAEPFDMGDISLPFIYPPIGAVFFSPMGLLTFFNEELAGNFIVALSSALLLLCLYLVANAVLRGNDRLQAFTFAAIAWPIALFAEPVILNADLGQINIIIMALVVIDLLPIKRRIPRGVLIGLAASIKITPLAMLLYFLVKKDFRGIINAVVALLAFTALGAIIAWENTKEFFSSTLTSLTADGDSGVDTTFQSNSSFQAMLYRWWPSRDAAEASSLPTILWIVLSLIAIVLVAMLMHRLFERGLHVEAIMVNAMLMLLISPISWSHHWVWLPLWALVFFIRCAQHPHHPKVLLWCGIVLSTFQLILPPKWWFGRDGLNVYEIPLWEKFVISDWTWLSVGLMITLALSLKRFPKVSEKDSAQV, from the coding sequence GTGAGCACCCCTCAGACGCAGCCTAAACAGGAGACTCCACGCACTCTCGGCACGTCACCACGTGACATTTTGGTGTTCCTGTCCGTCCTTGGCATTGCGGCTGGCTTGCTGGCCAACAAATTCCTTACCGAGCGTTTCGACTGGCGTATCGACGCCGCCGTCTACCGCCAAGGAGCCATCGCCTTCGTCAACGGCGACTCTCTCTACGCCGAACCGTTCGACATGGGCGACATCTCCCTACCGTTCATCTACCCACCCATCGGCGCAGTGTTCTTCTCCCCGATGGGTCTCTTAACCTTCTTCAATGAGGAGCTCGCCGGTAACTTCATCGTTGCTCTCTCCTCCGCGCTGCTTCTACTCTGCCTCTACCTCGTAGCTAACGCAGTGCTCCGCGGAAACGACCGATTGCAGGCTTTCACCTTCGCAGCCATAGCCTGGCCTATTGCACTCTTTGCTGAGCCTGTCATCCTTAACGCTGACCTGGGCCAAATCAACATCATCATTATGGCATTGGTCGTCATCGACCTCCTCCCCATCAAACGACGCATCCCCCGTGGCGTCCTCATCGGCCTAGCAGCATCCATCAAAATCACGCCGTTGGCAATGCTCCTATACTTTCTCGTCAAAAAAGACTTCAGAGGAATCATCAACGCCGTCGTCGCTCTCCTTGCTTTCACCGCCCTCGGCGCCATCATTGCCTGGGAGAACACCAAAGAATTCTTCTCCTCCACATTGACCAGCCTCACCGCAGACGGCGATTCTGGCGTGGACACCACGTTCCAATCCAACAGCTCTTTCCAAGCGATGCTCTACCGCTGGTGGCCCTCCCGCGACGCCGCCGAAGCGTCCTCTCTACCTACCATTCTGTGGATCGTGCTGTCCCTCATCGCCATTGTCCTCGTAGCAATGCTCATGCATAGGCTTTTTGAGCGCGGTCTCCACGTCGAAGCCATCATGGTCAACGCGATGCTCATGCTGCTGATCTCCCCCATTTCCTGGTCCCATCACTGGGTGTGGCTACCACTGTGGGCCTTGGTCTTCTTCATTCGCTGCGCCCAACATCCACACCACCCAAAGGTGCTGCTGTGGTGTGGCATCGTCTTGAGTACTTTCCAGCTCATTCTCCCACCAAAGTGGTGGTTCGGTCGCGATGGCCTTAATGTTTATGAAATCCCACTGTG